One genomic region from Macellibacteroides fermentans encodes:
- a CDS encoding alkaline phosphatase: MIALGAMPAGVSAQSKRDVEQTYVLNQPYETVKLKAPKGKKVKNVILMIGDGMSLMHVYSAWTANRGKLNLDNAMAVGLSKTYCLDKLITDSGAGGTALATGQKTIYHAVGVDAKGNPLTTLVDVAKETKRSAGVVVTCRLNDATPADFCCHNIDRDEAEAITVDYLNCGADFVFGGGSKYFENRTDGRNLFNELQGKGYQVLRSWDELAKAKGGKLFTVTDSLDLPVPAQRGDILAKASLKAIEVLNQNKKGFFLMVEGSQLDDYGHFNDLDMLMQEVHDFDRTIGKVFEWAAQDGETLVIVTADHETGGLTLVDGNLAEGKIVGKFSTGGHSGVMVPVYAFGPGAEQFTGIYENSDIFKKITALKGW; the protein is encoded by the coding sequence CCCAAAGGAAAGAAAGTGAAGAATGTAATTCTGATGATTGGCGATGGCATGAGTCTGATGCATGTATATAGTGCCTGGACAGCCAACCGCGGGAAGCTGAATCTGGATAATGCGATGGCGGTGGGCCTATCGAAGACCTATTGCCTGGATAAACTTATAACCGATTCCGGTGCAGGTGGAACAGCATTGGCAACCGGACAGAAAACCATTTACCATGCAGTGGGTGTAGATGCCAAAGGTAATCCCCTTACTACTCTTGTAGATGTGGCTAAAGAGACCAAACGTTCGGCGGGAGTGGTAGTTACCTGCCGGTTGAACGATGCTACGCCGGCCGACTTCTGTTGTCATAATATCGACCGGGATGAGGCGGAGGCTATTACGGTAGATTACCTGAACTGTGGCGCCGACTTTGTATTTGGTGGCGGTTCCAAGTATTTTGAGAACCGGACCGATGGGCGGAATCTCTTCAACGAATTGCAGGGCAAGGGGTATCAGGTACTCCGTTCGTGGGACGAGCTGGCCAAGGCTAAAGGAGGGAAGTTGTTTACGGTTACAGATTCGCTGGATCTGCCTGTCCCGGCCCAAAGGGGGGATATCCTTGCGAAAGCTTCTCTGAAGGCCATCGAGGTATTGAATCAGAATAAAAAAGGCTTCTTCCTGATGGTTGAGGGATCGCAGCTGGACGATTACGGGCATTTCAATGATTTGGATATGCTGATGCAGGAGGTGCACGATTTCGACCGGACTATCGGTAAGGTGTTTGAATGGGCCGCACAGGATGGCGAAACATTGGTTATTGTTACCGCCGATCACGAAACTGGAGGCCTCACCCTGGTGGATGGTAACCTGGCCGAGGGTAAGATTGTAGGGAAGTTCTCCACAGGTGGACACAGTGGCGTGATGGTTCCGGTGTATGCCTTTGGTCCCGGTGCCGAACAATTTACCGGTATCTACGAAAATTCCGATATATTTAAAAAGATAACAGCCCTGAAGGGTTGGTAA
- a CDS encoding MGH1-like glycoside hydrolase domain-containing protein, whose protein sequence is MTNRRNFIKQSLAAAGATVIPSAAFATAAQEDKSKPKYNLPYKNTYLKEPLVTENEYRIASPETLPVRSFAEAKKILPQPIWKGHDKEIEMYWKAWEIGIRNIKAPEKGSGFVSSYIDTAYNGNIFMWDSAFITMFARYGTRFFPFQRTLDNFYAKQHPDGFICREIKADGADCFERYDPVSTGPNIIPWSEMIYYKQFGDTERMHKIFPALCAYYKWLKLNRTWRNGTYWSSGWGTGMDNMPRVEAKYNMIYSHGHMIWIDACLQQLFVAGLLLEMGFYLERWQEIEEFEDEAKMLKEYINKHLWSDKENFLFDQYADGSLSSTKGIHAYWALLTDVLDKERLDKFVAHLEDKETFNRLHRIPSLAANNPKYKENGRYWQGGVWPGATYMVITGLMDKGYKQLAHDIAMNHYQNVFEVYKKTGTFWEYYAPESVEPGFMARPDFIGWTGLPPVSVLIEYILGIRSNVYEKKLYVEVNLLEEHGIREYPFGKEGVVSLLVKARSSKEQEPVAEVQSNVPFELILTWGDKTKTIQVKAGSQTV, encoded by the coding sequence ATGACGAACAGACGAAATTTTATCAAGCAATCGCTTGCGGCGGCAGGAGCAACCGTAATTCCTTCGGCAGCATTTGCCACAGCAGCGCAAGAGGATAAATCGAAACCCAAATACAACCTTCCCTACAAGAATACCTACCTGAAGGAGCCGTTGGTAACAGAAAACGAATACCGGATTGCTTCGCCCGAAACCCTTCCGGTGCGTTCGTTTGCCGAAGCAAAAAAGATCTTGCCTCAACCTATCTGGAAAGGGCACGACAAGGAGATCGAAATGTATTGGAAAGCCTGGGAGATCGGGATCCGCAACATCAAAGCTCCTGAGAAAGGATCGGGCTTTGTGTCCAGTTATATCGATACGGCCTACAATGGCAATATCTTTATGTGGGATTCGGCCTTCATCACCATGTTTGCCCGTTACGGCACCCGTTTTTTTCCCTTTCAGCGCACCCTGGATAATTTCTATGCCAAGCAACATCCCGATGGGTTTATATGCCGGGAGATCAAAGCCGATGGAGCCGATTGCTTTGAACGTTACGATCCGGTAAGTACGGGGCCGAACATCATTCCTTGGAGCGAGATGATCTACTATAAACAGTTTGGCGACACCGAACGGATGCATAAGATATTTCCGGCTTTGTGTGCTTACTATAAATGGCTCAAACTGAACCGCACCTGGCGCAACGGTACCTATTGGAGCAGTGGCTGGGGAACGGGTATGGATAACATGCCACGTGTGGAGGCCAAATACAACATGATATACAGTCACGGACACATGATCTGGATCGATGCCTGCCTGCAACAATTATTTGTTGCCGGACTTTTACTGGAGATGGGCTTCTATCTGGAGCGCTGGCAGGAGATTGAAGAGTTTGAAGATGAGGCGAAAATGTTGAAGGAGTACATCAACAAACACCTGTGGAGCGATAAGGAGAATTTCTTGTTTGACCAATATGCCGATGGTTCGTTGTCGTCAACCAAGGGTATTCATGCCTATTGGGCGCTGCTTACCGATGTACTGGACAAGGAGCGGCTGGATAAGTTTGTGGCTCATCTGGAGGATAAGGAGACCTTTAACCGCCTGCATCGGATTCCATCCCTGGCAGCCAACAACCCCAAATACAAGGAGAACGGACGTTACTGGCAGGGCGGGGTATGGCCCGGGGCTACCTATATGGTGATAACGGGACTTATGGATAAAGGATATAAGCAGCTTGCCCATGATATTGCAATGAATCATTACCAGAATGTGTTCGAAGTTTATAAGAAAACGGGTACCTTCTGGGAGTATTATGCCCCCGAAAGTGTGGAGCCGGGCTTTATGGCCCGTCCCGATTTTATCGGTTGGACGGGACTGCCACCTGTATCGGTGCTGATCGAATATATCCTGGGTATCCGGTCTAATGTGTACGAGAAAAAGCTTTACGTAGAGGTGAACTTGTTGGAAGAACACGGTATCCGCGAATATCCCTTCGGGAAAGAGGGTGTGGTTTCCTTGTTGGTTAAAGCCCGTTCGTCCAAAGAGCAGGAACCTGTAGCAGAGGTGCAGAGCAACGTTCCCTTCGAACTGATTCTCACCTGGGGCGATAAAACGAAGACAATACAGGTTAAAGCAGGTTCTCAAACGGTTTAA
- a CDS encoding metallophosphoesterase — protein MYRYVMFLILPALCSLVNPVRAQVRDVSVVIAADTHFDMPPESDQFYHVKAMNRLPGTFVWPAGGPQAFAGDTLKQLNGVVIAGDIFDKADPRIRALYNARYSRGTGDKQIHFPVYPGFGNHDINPFSEDSIRNLQGRGFNLQFMDSVLQTKLAKGEILNLHAPSRAYSWNVGDVHFIQAQTFAGDTSYSESNMEWMANDLKQYASNGNPVVYIQHYGVDKWALGWWNQTARNQLFDLLDQYNLAAFFVGHTHTPSIQYYRGYPIYQVNNAWPDKDGNGSFAVLRIKDNQVGVASCRWTDSLGHYEVVAPYMESALPRVVDKQIHYNAFSHNDYWRPNPLKDALAFRFNCVEADLYLINGELYVAHDRPDTLDSRLTFRELYLKPLARRIRDNGGKVYPESDRPFMLMVDCKTSGEEMYPVLKAQMEPYKELFCSVNDGTYKEGAVLFFLSGDRPMLSLPQEKSRFTFLDGKVADLNKGMSRTLTPVVSDNFASFFKWKGNGEMPADELKRMREIMNQARSEGKLFRWWGAPDTENYKHFILQEGIDLIGADDLNSLFNILTDKRESLGK, from the coding sequence ATGTACAGGTATGTAATGTTTCTTATTTTACCCGCACTGTGTAGCCTGGTGAATCCGGTCCGGGCACAAGTTCGGGATGTTTCGGTGGTGATAGCGGCGGATACGCATTTTGATATGCCTCCGGAAAGCGATCAGTTTTACCACGTAAAGGCTATGAACCGGCTGCCGGGAACCTTTGTGTGGCCGGCCGGCGGACCACAGGCTTTTGCGGGCGATACCCTCAAGCAGCTCAACGGTGTGGTGATTGCCGGTGATATCTTCGATAAGGCGGATCCCCGGATACGGGCTCTTTATAATGCCCGTTACAGTCGGGGTACCGGCGATAAGCAGATTCATTTCCCGGTTTATCCGGGATTTGGCAACCACGATATTAATCCCTTTTCGGAAGATTCTATCCGGAATCTGCAGGGTAGAGGGTTTAATCTCCAGTTCATGGATTCTGTTCTGCAGACTAAACTTGCCAAAGGCGAGATATTGAACCTGCATGCTCCCAGCAGAGCCTATTCGTGGAATGTGGGGGATGTTCATTTTATCCAGGCGCAGACCTTTGCCGGTGATACCTCTTATTCTGAGAGCAATATGGAATGGATGGCCAACGATTTGAAACAGTATGCATCCAACGGTAATCCGGTCGTATACATACAGCATTACGGCGTGGATAAGTGGGCATTGGGCTGGTGGAATCAGACGGCCCGTAACCAATTGTTCGACCTGTTGGACCAGTATAATCTGGCTGCCTTTTTTGTGGGACACACGCATACTCCTTCGATTCAGTATTACCGGGGATATCCTATTTATCAGGTCAATAATGCGTGGCCCGACAAGGATGGAAATGGTTCTTTTGCCGTATTGCGCATCAAGGACAACCAGGTTGGGGTGGCTTCGTGCAGGTGGACCGATAGTCTGGGCCATTACGAGGTGGTGGCGCCCTACATGGAGTCGGCTTTGCCGCGGGTGGTCGACAAACAAATTCATTACAATGCCTTTTCGCATAACGATTACTGGCGGCCCAATCCGCTGAAGGATGCCCTCGCTTTCCGGTTCAACTGCGTGGAGGCCGATCTTTATCTGATTAACGGCGAGCTGTATGTGGCCCACGACCGTCCCGATACATTGGACAGCCGGCTGACTTTCCGCGAACTTTACCTCAAACCTCTGGCCCGGCGAATTCGGGATAACGGAGGGAAGGTTTACCCCGAAAGCGATCGTCCGTTTATGTTGATGGTGGATTGCAAGACCAGTGGCGAAGAGATGTACCCCGTTCTTAAAGCCCAGATGGAGCCTTATAAGGAACTGTTTTGTTCGGTAAACGATGGTACGTACAAGGAGGGGGCTGTGCTTTTCTTTTTGTCGGGCGACCGCCCCATGCTGAGTCTGCCGCAGGAAAAGTCACGCTTTACCTTTCTGGACGGCAAAGTGGCCGATCTTAACAAAGGGATGTCCCGTACGCTTACTCCGGTGGTGAGTGATAACTTTGCCTCTTTCTTTAAATGGAAGGGAAACGGAGAGATGCCGGCCGACGAGCTGAAGCGTATGCGCGAAATTATGAATCAGGCGCGCAGCGAAGGAAAGCTGTTCCGCTGGTGGGGAGCTCCGGATACCGAAAATTATAAACACTTTATTCTGCAGGAGGGAATAGACCTGATTGGGGCGGACGACCTTAATTCGCTTTTCAATATACTGACCGATAAGCGGGAAAGCCTCGGGAAGTAA
- a CDS encoding nucleotidyltransferase family protein: MKAMIFAAGTGSRLKPYTDHIPKALIPIDGKPMLEHIILKLKAAGFTEIIINVHHLGEQIIEFLAGKDNFGITIHISDERDYLLDTGGGIKHAAQFLQGDEPFLVHNVDIISNVDLKALYQHHLDTNPLATLLVSKRDTSRYLLFNKENKLSGWRNKETGEVKSYYPDFDPSIHNEFAFNGIHVISPQIFEWMDEWTGKFSIINFYLAVCAKTPIQAFEQADLHILDIGKPDALELAQDFIKDIE; encoded by the coding sequence ATGAAAGCTATGATTTTTGCGGCCGGTACAGGTTCCAGATTGAAGCCTTACACCGACCACATACCCAAAGCTCTTATTCCTATTGACGGAAAGCCAATGTTGGAGCACATTATATTAAAACTTAAAGCGGCTGGTTTTACTGAAATTATTATCAACGTACACCATTTGGGTGAACAGATAATTGAGTTTCTGGCCGGTAAAGACAATTTCGGCATTACTATCCATATATCCGACGAACGCGATTATCTGTTGGACACCGGAGGAGGAATCAAACATGCGGCTCAGTTCTTACAAGGAGATGAACCCTTTCTGGTACACAATGTGGACATTATTTCCAATGTAGACCTGAAAGCATTGTATCAACACCACCTGGATACCAATCCACTGGCCACCTTGCTGGTAAGCAAACGGGATACATCCCGCTATTTGTTGTTCAACAAAGAGAACAAGCTGAGCGGATGGAGAAACAAGGAGACCGGCGAAGTAAAGTCTTATTACCCCGACTTTGATCCGTCCATACACAACGAGTTTGCTTTTAACGGCATACATGTTATCTCTCCACAGATATTTGAATGGATGGACGAGTGGACCGGCAAGTTTTCGATCATCAACTTCTACCTTGCCGTATGTGCCAAAACGCCTATCCAGGCTTTCGAGCAGGCAGACCTGCACATACTGGATATAGGCAAACCCGATGCCCTCGAGCTGGCACAAGATTTTATAAAGGATATAGAATAG